One Methylomonas sp. LL1 DNA window includes the following coding sequences:
- the dksA gene encoding RNA polymerase-binding protein DksA encodes MNSSTSEFTFKPYEEKEGEEYMNEAQLEHFTNILNKWKSELMEEVDRTVHHMQDDAANFPDPNDRATQESEFSLELRTRDRERKLIKKIEESIKNIEAGDYGYCETCGVEIGIRRLEARPTATLCIDCKTLDEIRERQMG; translated from the coding sequence ATGAATAGTTCCACGTCAGAATTTACCTTCAAACCCTATGAAGAAAAGGAAGGTGAAGAATACATGAACGAGGCCCAGTTAGAGCACTTCACCAATATCCTGAATAAGTGGAAATCAGAGTTGATGGAGGAAGTGGATCGTACTGTGCACCATATGCAAGATGATGCCGCCAACTTTCCCGATCCGAATGACAGAGCCACTCAGGAGTCGGAGTTCAGTCTGGAGTTGCGCACGCGCGACCGTGAACGCAAATTAATCAAGAAAATCGAGGAGTCGATCAAAAATATCGAAGCCGGCGATTATGGTTATTGCGAAACCTGCGGCGTCGAAATCGGCATTCGCCGCTTGGAAGCCCGCCCCACCGCCACCTTATGCATCGATTGCAAAACCCTGGATGAAATCCGGGAAAGACAAATGGGTTAA
- a CDS encoding DMT family transporter — protein MRIFLAYLGVVVIWSTTPLAIKWSAADVSYVFGVTARMSIGAVCLLLLMLIARQPLRLHGAALRTYLAVALQLYLSMLITYWGAQFIPSGWVSVIFGLTPFMTAFLAAAFLNERSLSIGKLFSYTLGIGGLLVMFDSALEINQQALLGMIALLIATFLYAVSSVWVKQINAQLPALTQISGGMLLALPAYFATWFWLDHGVLPKVISEQTQLAILYLGLIATPIGFTLYYYVLAYLPATTVAMITLITPVFSLILGYSVNQEPLTLKIAIGTGLIVLALALHAFLERRRN, from the coding sequence GTGCGTATCTTTTTAGCCTATCTGGGGGTGGTGGTAATCTGGTCCACCACCCCGTTGGCGATTAAATGGAGCGCGGCGGACGTTAGCTATGTATTCGGGGTCACCGCCCGCATGAGCATAGGCGCTGTCTGTTTGCTGCTTTTGATGCTGATAGCCAGACAACCCTTGCGTTTGCATGGCGCCGCGCTCCGCACATATTTGGCGGTGGCATTGCAGTTGTATCTGAGCATGCTGATTACCTATTGGGGCGCGCAATTTATCCCTTCCGGCTGGGTGTCGGTAATTTTTGGCTTGACCCCGTTCATGACGGCGTTTCTGGCGGCGGCGTTTTTGAATGAGCGCAGTTTGAGCATAGGGAAACTGTTTTCGTACACCCTGGGAATAGGCGGCCTGCTGGTAATGTTCGACTCGGCCTTGGAAATCAATCAACAAGCCCTGCTAGGCATGATTGCACTGTTGATTGCCACCTTTCTATACGCCGTCAGCTCGGTCTGGGTAAAGCAAATCAACGCCCAATTACCAGCCCTGACTCAAATCAGCGGCGGCATGCTTTTGGCGTTGCCGGCATATTTCGCCACCTGGTTCTGGCTCGATCACGGCGTCTTGCCAAAGGTTATTTCCGAACAAACCCAACTGGCTATCCTTTACCTGGGCTTGATCGCCACTCCAATCGGTTTTACGCTGTACTATTATGTACTCGCTTACCTACCGGCCACCACGGTAGCCATGATTACACTGATCACGCCGGTGTTCTCGCTGATTCTGGGCTACAGTGTCAATCAAGAGCCGCTGACTCTGAAAATTGCGATAGGGACCGGGCTGATCGTGTTGGCCTTGGCACTTCATGCCTTTCTTGAACGCCGGAGGAACTGA
- the acs gene encoding acetate--CoA ligase: MSEHHIYPVKPEIAHRAHISADTYQTLYQQSESDPEGFWADQAERFLKWEQPWHKVMQCDFPKGDIHWFMGGKLNVSVNCLDRHLDARGDQVAIIWEGDDPSRDSRLTYRQLHEQVCKFANVLKTQGVQKGDRVCIYLPMISEAAVVILACTRIGAVHSIVFGGFSADALRDRILDADCRYLICADESYRGGKIVPAKINADKAAAQCPNLKTVIVIKHTGHDVPWHEGRDVCYHTSMQQAETDCPPVMMDAEDPLFILYTSGSTGKPKGLLHTTGGYLLYAAMTHKYVFDYQDGDIYWCTADIGWITGHSYVLYGPLCNGATTLMFEGVPTYPAADRFWRVVDKHKVNIFYTAPTAIRALMAQGDDFVTRTDRGSLRILGSVGEPINPEAWEWYYQVVGDSRCPVVDTWWQTETGGIMITPLPGATALKPGSATLPFFGVKPAIVDNDGHLLEGETEGNLVLTHSWPGQARTVYGDHERFIETYFKKFPGYYFAGDGAHRDNDGYYWITGRVDDVINVSGHRLGTAEIESALVLHHDVAEAAVVGYPHPIKGQGIYAYVTLNAGVSPSDILKAQLKELVKEEISAIALPDFIQWAPGLPKTRSGKIMRRILRKIAANDIGNLGDTSTLADPTVVDDLLTQRIQQ, translated from the coding sequence ATGTCGGAACATCACATCTATCCTGTCAAACCCGAAATCGCCCATCGGGCGCACATTAGTGCCGACACTTATCAAACCCTATATCAACAATCTGAAAGCGACCCGGAAGGCTTCTGGGCGGATCAAGCCGAGCGATTTCTGAAGTGGGAGCAACCTTGGCATAAGGTGATGCAATGCGATTTTCCCAAGGGGGACATCCATTGGTTCATGGGCGGCAAGCTGAATGTCAGTGTCAACTGCCTGGATCGGCATTTGGACGCGCGCGGCGATCAAGTGGCAATCATCTGGGAAGGAGACGATCCGTCGCGTGACAGTAGATTGACCTATCGCCAATTGCACGAGCAAGTCTGTAAATTCGCCAATGTATTGAAAACACAAGGTGTGCAAAAAGGCGACCGAGTTTGTATTTACCTGCCGATGATCAGCGAAGCGGCGGTGGTGATTCTGGCCTGCACCCGGATTGGCGCGGTGCATTCGATCGTGTTCGGCGGGTTTTCCGCCGATGCCTTGCGCGACCGGATTTTGGACGCCGATTGCCGCTACCTGATCTGCGCCGATGAAAGTTATCGCGGCGGCAAAATCGTCCCGGCCAAAATCAATGCCGATAAAGCGGCGGCCCAGTGCCCCAACCTGAAAACCGTCATCGTGATCAAACATACCGGCCATGATGTACCCTGGCACGAAGGGCGCGACGTCTGTTACCACACCTCCATGCAACAGGCCGAGACTGATTGTCCGCCGGTCATGATGGATGCCGAAGACCCGTTATTCATCCTTTACACGTCGGGATCGACCGGCAAACCCAAGGGTTTACTGCATACCACGGGAGGTTATCTGCTATATGCGGCGATGACGCATAAATATGTGTTCGATTATCAGGATGGCGATATTTACTGGTGCACCGCCGACATCGGTTGGATTACCGGCCATTCCTATGTGTTATACGGGCCGTTATGCAACGGCGCCACTACCTTGATGTTCGAAGGCGTGCCGACTTATCCGGCGGCCGACCGCTTTTGGCGGGTAGTCGACAAACATAAGGTCAACATCTTCTACACCGCGCCTACCGCAATCAGGGCGTTGATGGCGCAAGGCGACGACTTTGTTACCCGCACCGATCGCGGCAGTCTGCGCATCCTGGGCAGCGTCGGCGAGCCGATCAACCCAGAAGCCTGGGAATGGTATTACCAAGTGGTCGGCGACTCGCGCTGCCCGGTTGTCGATACCTGGTGGCAAACCGAAACCGGCGGCATCATGATTACCCCCTTGCCGGGCGCCACCGCACTGAAACCGGGCTCGGCCACATTGCCGTTCTTCGGCGTAAAACCGGCGATTGTCGATAACGACGGCCATTTGCTGGAAGGCGAGACTGAAGGCAACTTGGTGCTAACCCATTCCTGGCCTGGTCAAGCCCGCACGGTGTATGGCGATCATGAGCGCTTCATCGAAACTTATTTTAAAAAATTTCCGGGTTATTATTTTGCCGGCGACGGCGCCCACCGAGACAATGATGGATACTACTGGATCACCGGACGCGTCGATGACGTGATCAATGTTTCGGGTCATCGGCTGGGTACCGCCGAAATCGAAAGCGCGCTAGTATTACATCACGATGTGGCGGAAGCCGCGGTTGTGGGTTATCCGCATCCAATCAAGGGCCAAGGCATTTACGCTTATGTAACGTTGAACGCAGGCGTTTCACCCAGTGACATTCTAAAAGCACAGCTGAAGGAACTAGTGAAGGAAGAGATCAGCGCAATTGCCCTGCCGGATTTTATCCAATGGGCCCCGGGCCTGCCGAAAACCCGCTCCGGCAAAATCATGCGCCGTATCCTTCGTAAAATCGCCGCCAACGACATCGGCAATCTCGGCGACACCTCGACACTGGCCGATCCTACGGTTGTGGATGATTTACTGACGCAACGCATTCAGCAATAA
- the lexA gene encoding transcriptional repressor LexA, whose translation MPPLTRKQHEIIDFLLHNQHNFAHPPSLDQLCVALGLKSRGSLHRIIQDLIEAGLIEAMDRKHRGVRLTEKAQQTRQAPMSTANSLRYVGVIAAGKPIEAIEDLAYMSVPDEIKTEKSCYVLKVKGDSMIEEGIFDGDWVVIEQRCHARNGEIVVALVDKSEATLKFIEQYPHETLLIPANSAMPAMRYQPSRVEIQGVLVGQMRSYRRPS comes from the coding sequence ATGCCACCCTTGACCCGCAAGCAACACGAAATCATCGACTTTTTATTGCATAACCAACATAACTTTGCCCATCCGCCTTCGCTGGACCAATTATGCGTTGCATTGGGTTTGAAATCACGTGGTTCGCTGCACCGGATTATCCAGGATTTGATTGAAGCCGGCTTGATTGAGGCAATGGATAGGAAACACCGCGGCGTACGCCTGACCGAAAAAGCCCAACAGACTAGACAAGCGCCAATGTCGACGGCAAACAGCTTGCGTTATGTCGGCGTAATCGCGGCCGGCAAACCGATTGAGGCAATCGAAGACTTGGCCTACATGTCGGTTCCCGATGAGATCAAAACCGAAAAGTCCTGTTATGTACTTAAAGTCAAAGGTGATTCGATGATAGAGGAAGGCATTTTTGATGGCGACTGGGTGGTGATCGAGCAACGCTGCCATGCCCGTAACGGTGAAATTGTAGTGGCCTTGGTCGACAAGAGCGAAGCAACTTTAAAATTCATCGAGCAATACCCGCATGAAACCTTGCTGATCCCGGCCAACTCGGCCATGCCGGCCATGCGCTATCAACCGTCGCGGGTTGAAATTCAGGGCGTGCTGGTCGGACAAATGCGAAGTTATCGGCGCCCTTCCTAG
- a CDS encoding pyridoxal phosphate-dependent aminotransferase, with translation MKQQVADRMQGISAFYVMELLQRAKQLEREGRDIIHMEIGEPDFPTPQGVIEAGRALLKTGEVKYTAAAGLPELRACIAEHYQQQYGVKLDPKRVFITPGASGAFLLAFGISLNPGEQVMMSDPCYPCNDNFVRLFNGQTQFVNVDATTGYQLTAELIAQNWHAASKGVLIASPSNPTGTLLGREDFKAAIDRVHNLGGCFYSDEIYHGLIYDQPAVSALAFSNDAFVINSFSKFFGMTGWRVGWLVVPDEFVEAAEKLAQNIFISTPTHSQYAALASFTPENQAELERRRLEFKVRRDFLYENLLKLGFKIACKPEGAFYIYADCGAFTNDSFQFAKDLLEKEGVAVTPGRDFGIYQADKHIRFAYTASIDRMAAALKRLERFLCQ, from the coding sequence ATGAAACAGCAAGTCGCAGACAGAATGCAAGGTATATCCGCTTTTTATGTCATGGAGTTATTGCAGCGCGCCAAACAATTGGAGCGGGAAGGGCGCGATATTATTCACATGGAAATCGGCGAACCGGATTTTCCGACTCCGCAAGGCGTGATCGAGGCCGGCCGGGCTTTATTAAAAACCGGTGAGGTCAAATATACCGCCGCGGCAGGCTTGCCAGAATTACGCGCCTGCATAGCCGAACACTATCAACAGCAGTATGGTGTAAAACTGGACCCCAAACGGGTATTTATTACGCCGGGGGCTTCGGGTGCTTTTTTGCTGGCATTCGGCATCAGTCTGAATCCGGGCGAACAAGTGATGATGTCTGACCCATGCTATCCGTGCAACGATAACTTCGTGCGCTTGTTCAATGGTCAAACCCAGTTTGTGAATGTCGATGCTACTACCGGCTACCAGCTGACCGCTGAATTGATTGCACAAAACTGGCATGCGGCTAGCAAAGGGGTACTGATTGCGTCGCCGTCTAATCCTACCGGTACCTTGCTGGGGCGAGAGGATTTTAAAGCCGCCATCGACCGGGTTCACAACCTGGGTGGTTGCTTTTACTCCGATGAAATTTATCATGGCCTGATTTACGATCAACCGGCTGTCAGTGCATTGGCTTTTAGCAATGACGCTTTTGTCATCAACAGTTTTTCCAAATTCTTCGGCATGACCGGTTGGCGGGTCGGTTGGCTGGTAGTGCCGGACGAGTTTGTCGAAGCCGCGGAAAAGCTGGCGCAAAATATTTTTATTTCGACCCCGACCCATTCGCAATATGCGGCGTTGGCCTCGTTTACGCCGGAAAACCAAGCTGAACTGGAAAGACGCAGGCTGGAATTCAAAGTTCGGCGTGATTTCTTGTACGAAAATCTGCTGAAGTTGGGTTTTAAAATTGCCTGCAAGCCCGAAGGCGCGTTTTACATTTATGCCGATTGCGGCGCGTTTACCAACGACAGTTTTCAATTCGCTAAGGATTTATTGGAGAAGGAAGGCGTGGCGGTGACGCCGGGGCGGGATTTCGGTATTTATCAGGCGGATAAACATATCCGTTTTGCATATACCGCATCTATCGATAGAATGGCCGCCGCTTTAAAACGTTTGGAACGATTCCTATGCCAATAA
- a CDS encoding rhodanese-like domain-containing protein yields the protein MPITQCTALQLQQRLENGDSVLLLDVREPNEFAFAHIQGSLHIPLRQLPERSQELDSAQDIVVICHHGMRSQQACLFLEQYGFDRLYNLKGGIDAWSVTCDPSVPRY from the coding sequence ATGCCAATAACACAATGCACCGCTCTACAATTGCAACAACGCCTGGAAAATGGCGACAGCGTATTGCTGCTGGATGTTAGAGAACCCAACGAATTTGCCTTTGCTCATATTCAAGGCAGCTTACACATCCCGTTACGGCAACTGCCGGAACGCAGTCAGGAACTGGATAGTGCTCAAGATATCGTGGTGATTTGCCACCATGGCATGCGCAGCCAGCAAGCCTGTCTGTTTTTAGAGCAATACGGTTTTGATCGGCTTTATAATCTTAAAGGCGGTATAGACGCCTGGTCGGTAACTTGCGATCCCTCTGTTCCACGCTATTAA
- a CDS encoding IS256 family transposase — protein sequence MTVLKSIPTELLDTLLSGYQKPEDLIGENGLLKQLSKALVERALEAELTEHLGHAKHDPITNPSGNARNGKSRKNLKGDFGELPIEIPRDRHGSFEPQIVAKHQTRWTGFDDKIISLYARGMTVREIQSHLEELYGTEVSPSLISSVTDAVADEVKTWQSRPLEPVYPIVYLDCIHVKVRDTGAVRVKAVYLAIGINLNGEKKVLGLWIAQTEGAKFWLQVVTELKNRGVQDIFIACVDGLKGFPEAIETVYPQTAVQLCIVHLVRNSLNYVNWKMRKRIADDLKRIYQSATVAEAEQQLAEFEAQWNGDYPSIAQIWRRNWSRVIPFFDYPPEIRRIIYTTNAIESVNMSLRKITKNRGSFPNDEALSKLFYLALMNISKKWTMPLHNWKAALNRFSIQFDDRMPNR from the coding sequence ATGACCGTATTAAAATCCATCCCAACCGAATTGCTCGATACCTTGCTATCGGGTTATCAAAAACCCGAAGACCTGATTGGTGAAAACGGTCTGTTGAAGCAATTATCCAAGGCGCTGGTGGAACGTGCGTTGGAAGCCGAACTGACCGAACATCTGGGCCACGCCAAGCATGACCCCATCACCAATCCGAGTGGCAATGCCCGTAATGGCAAAAGCCGAAAAAACCTGAAAGGCGACTTCGGCGAATTACCGATTGAGATTCCGCGTGACCGTCATGGCAGCTTCGAGCCGCAAATCGTCGCCAAACATCAAACGCGCTGGACTGGCTTCGACGACAAGATCATTTCGCTGTATGCGCGTGGAATGACGGTCCGAGAAATTCAGAGTCATCTGGAAGAGCTGTATGGCACCGAGGTTTCGCCTTCGTTGATTTCCTCGGTCACCGATGCGGTAGCCGATGAAGTTAAAACCTGGCAATCGCGCCCGCTGGAACCGGTTTATCCCATTGTCTATCTCGACTGCATACACGTCAAAGTGCGCGATACCGGCGCTGTGCGGGTCAAAGCCGTCTATCTGGCGATTGGTATCAATCTGAATGGCGAGAAGAAAGTTCTGGGGTTATGGATCGCCCAAACCGAAGGGGCTAAGTTCTGGTTACAGGTGGTCACCGAACTGAAAAATCGCGGCGTGCAGGACATTTTTATCGCCTGTGTCGATGGGCTGAAAGGGTTTCCCGAAGCCATCGAAACCGTTTATCCGCAAACCGCCGTTCAGCTTTGCATCGTCCATCTGGTGCGTAACAGCCTGAACTATGTCAATTGGAAAATGCGCAAACGGATTGCCGATGACCTCAAGCGGATTTATCAATCGGCTACCGTTGCAGAAGCCGAGCAGCAATTGGCTGAGTTCGAGGCACAATGGAATGGCGATTATCCTTCGATTGCCCAGATATGGCGGCGTAACTGGAGTCGGGTCATCCCGTTTTTCGACTATCCGCCGGAAATACGCCGAATCATCTACACCACCAATGCCATTGAGTCGGTCAATATGAGCCTGAGGAAAATCACCAAAAATCGTGGCTCTTTCCCCAATGACGAGGCATTATCGAAACTGTTTTATCTGGCGCTGATGAATATCAGTAAAAAATGGACCATGCCATTGCATAACTGGAAAGCGGCTTTAAATCGGTTTAGCATTCAGTTCGACGACCGGATGCCAAACCGTTAA
- a CDS encoding DUF3581 domain-containing protein, giving the protein MFLKEFYETHDNSIRIAAQQASTFAKEIAHDFNPLHDEDAKRFCVPGDLLFSLVLEKYGLSENMHFIFSGMVGDGVLLHFPDTEAELIDVTDNQGKTYLQIQRSGQVNHDPAMIEALIRDYVAFSGQNFPYVLVPMLEKENVMFNIDRPLVIYESMTLKMQRLDIDNPRLETLEPKMEVNGKRATAYLYFQIKSGDEVVGSGFKKLTVSGLREFEADPMQAFVDDYLARKNGYLENLLTN; this is encoded by the coding sequence ATGTTCCTAAAAGAATTTTACGAAACTCACGACAACAGCATCCGTATCGCTGCTCAACAAGCCAGCACTTTTGCCAAAGAAATTGCCCATGACTTCAATCCCTTGCATGATGAAGATGCCAAACGCTTCTGCGTGCCGGGAGATTTGCTGTTTTCGTTGGTACTGGAAAAATACGGCCTCAGTGAAAACATGCATTTCATCTTTTCCGGGATGGTCGGCGATGGGGTTTTATTACATTTTCCCGACACCGAGGCCGAACTGATCGATGTCACCGACAATCAAGGTAAAACCTATTTGCAGATCCAACGTTCGGGCCAAGTTAATCACGATCCGGCCATGATCGAAGCCTTGATACGCGATTACGTGGCGTTTTCGGGACAAAACTTCCCCTATGTATTGGTGCCGATGCTGGAGAAAGAAAATGTGATGTTCAACATCGACAGGCCATTGGTGATTTATGAGAGTATGACGCTAAAAATGCAGCGACTCGATATTGATAATCCGCGTTTGGAAACGCTGGAACCTAAAATGGAAGTCAACGGTAAACGGGCCACGGCTTATTTGTATTTTCAAATCAAATCAGGTGACGAGGTAGTAGGTTCCGGTTTCAAAAAACTGACCGTCAGCGGGCTGCGTGAATTCGAGGCCGATCCGATGCAGGCTTTTGTGGATGATTATCTGGCGCGGAAAAATGGTTATCTGGAGAATCTGTTAACCAATTAG
- the gluQRS gene encoding tRNA glutamyl-Q(34) synthetase GluQRS, with protein MGRFAPSPTGPLHLGSLYTALASYLDARRHNGLWLLRIDDLDTPRNADGASDAILRCLERFGLHWDGNVYFQIQHLEHYQQILATLQHQQWLYACRCSRKTLANTPIYPGYCREAGFVDDESSALRLKTQDRQIEFDDALQGFISQNLIREHGDFIVRRKDRIIAYQFAVVIDDYNQRINHVVRGADLLDSTAKQLYLQQLLGYPMPRYTHLPLIVDQQGNKLSKQTLAAPADDSHPESTMFLLLRLLRQNPPAELANAPAELQLQWAIAHWKPLALKKIRAIQPPIH; from the coding sequence ATCGGCCGGTTTGCGCCCTCGCCCACCGGCCCGCTTCATCTTGGCTCCCTATACACCGCGCTGGCCAGTTATCTGGACGCCCGTCGGCATAACGGCCTGTGGCTGCTACGCATTGATGACCTGGACACCCCTCGCAATGCGGACGGCGCCAGTGATGCCATACTGCGCTGTCTTGAGCGTTTTGGGCTGCATTGGGATGGCAATGTGTATTTCCAAATCCAGCATCTGGAACACTATCAACAGATTTTGGCTACATTACAGCATCAACAATGGCTTTATGCCTGTCGTTGCAGCCGTAAAACCTTGGCAAACACCCCTATTTACCCCGGCTATTGCCGCGAAGCCGGCTTTGTGGATGACGAATCAAGCGCGTTGAGGCTAAAAACTCAAGATCGGCAAATCGAATTTGACGATGCCCTACAGGGATTTATCAGCCAAAACCTTATCCGCGAACATGGCGATTTTATTGTGCGTCGCAAGGACCGGATCATCGCCTATCAGTTTGCCGTGGTCATCGACGACTACAATCAACGGATCAACCACGTGGTGCGCGGCGCCGACTTGCTCGACTCAACAGCCAAACAATTGTATTTACAACAATTATTGGGCTATCCCATGCCACGGTACACACACTTGCCGCTGATCGTGGATCAACAAGGCAACAAACTCAGCAAGCAGACCCTGGCCGCGCCGGCGGACGACAGCCACCCCGAATCGACCATGTTTTTATTGCTGCGGCTATTACGGCAAAATCCCCCAGCTGAGTTAGCCAATGCTCCCGCCGAACTACAATTGCAATGGGCCATTGCACACTGGAAACCGCTAGCCTTGAAAAAAATTCGTGCAATTCAGCCACCAATTCACTAA